The following coding sequences lie in one Lolium perenne isolate Kyuss_39 chromosome 2, Kyuss_2.0, whole genome shotgun sequence genomic window:
- the LOC127328812 gene encoding uncharacterized protein has protein sequence MIAYKRAVDQAGASFAGHVVEWVDMRKNEEADALARLGSKRLQPPPGVFLDILSHPSVRAPPERDIAEPPAPDSILVALASDSDDWTEPYLSYLERQVLPMDETEARAIVLRCKYFTIINNELYKRSVSGVFQRCVGTDEGRKILRDIHAGDCSHHAGARSIVATFRRGFYWPTAHEDAVALVRSCAGCQKYASQSHMPGSALKTIPLTWPFAVWGLDMVGKFKTAPGGYTHLLVAVDKFTKWVEAKPIKKCDGKTTTKFLREMADFCEDKGIRLELASVAHPESDGQAERANQSILH, from the exons atgatcgcgTACAAGCGCGCGgtcgaccaagccggcgccagCTTCGCCGGCCACGTCGTTGAGTGGGTCGACATGCGCAAGAATGAAGAAGCAGATGCGCTAGCCAGActcgggtccaagcgactccaaCCTCCTCCAGGCGTCTTCCTCGatatcctcagccacccctcggtgcgcgcacctCCCGAGCGGGACATCGCCGAGCCTCCTGCGCCCGACTCCATCCTAGTCGCACTCGCCTCCGATAGCGATGACTGGACGGAGCCATACCTAAGCTACCTCGAACGCCAGGTGCTGCCAATGGATGAAACGGAGGCACGAGCGATCGTACTCAGGTGCAAGTATTTCACCATTATCAACAACGAGTTATACAAGCGCAGCGTCTCGGGGgtattccagcggtgcgtcggcaCCGACGAAGGACGCAAGAtcctgcgcgacatccacgcaggggactgcagcCACCATGCAGGCGCGCGCTCAATCGTCGCCACCTTCCGGCGTGGCTTCTattggccaacagcccacgaagacgcaGTCGCGCTCGTCCGCTCGTGCGCCGGATGCCAAAAATatgcaagccagtcgcacatgccggGATCAGCActgaagaccatccccctcacctggccGTTCGCCGTCTGGGGCCTGGACATGGTAGGGAAATTCAAAACAGCCCCCGGCGGGTACACTCACCTCTTAGTCgcggtggacaaattcaccaaatgggtagaagcaaaacCCATCAAGAAGTGCGACGGAAAGACAACCAccaagttcctac gggagatggccgaTTTCTGCGAGGACAAAGGCATCCGACTCGAGCTCGCATCGGTCGCACACCCCGAGTCAGACGGCCAAGCGGAAAgagcaaaccagagcatcctccaCTGA